One Gossypium arboreum isolate Shixiya-1 chromosome 13, ASM2569848v2, whole genome shotgun sequence genomic window, acttaaaactagaaaaataaagaaaatctcaaaataaaaaaatcctCTTTTCACGAACAAGTTATGTGAATAGTTAAAATTTGCtacaaattattaattaaaattaatttatttactagCTCATATATTAAAGCAGGGTGAATAAAAAATACTACTACTAGACGTAGCATGAATAACTAACTAAAGTTGAACTAAACAACCAGGATAAATCTTGAAAAAAACTCACATATTTACAGAAAAACTTTAATCTTGGGATTTTGAAGTTTCCTAAAATCTCCAACTTTTCCATTAAACCAATGCCTCGTGtatatagaattcaagttttataAAGAGAcaaaagaaatataataatagaacattgttttcttttacagattcaatttaatttgattttgaaCTTAATCTAACTGAAATTAACATTTTAAAGAAAACATTAGATAGGAAAAATATAAAAGGTAGAAATTAGTTCTTTTAAATGAAGATGTAAAAACTGATTGAGTTTTAGTTCGATTAGTATCAACATTTTTATCATCAATCCTCTTTATTGAGGAAGGATTATAAGTAATTCTAAATATTATCTTGAAATGATCAAATTGTTAGATATACATTAGTTAGAAAGCATAAAAAAGATTCATATTTTCCCATTAGCTTGATGATTTACAAATTCTGGTTTCTTAAACCAAACCCAGATTCTTGTTCATGTTTTTTCATTAGTTGATTCATAAATTCTCTTCTTCCTTTTTCTGCGATTTTTAAACCattacaatatataaaaatatataaaattatacttGATACTCACATTTTAACATGTTTTTGTTACAATGAAACACCTTAAACTCACACTTAGGCGAAATACACTGTAAAAGCAGCTTCGCTGTATGTTCTTGTTTGATAACAGCATCAGCTTTCTCCACCAGAACAGCCGTAACGATCCTCTCATACCCTCCGCCGCCACCGCTAGCGACGTACGCCACGAGCGCCGCCTGAACCGGAGGTAAACTGGGGTTATAAGCCGCCGATTCCATGTAAGACCCTTTGTATATCTTCCCTTCCACGTCCACTAAAGCCACCCCTGATGGACACCCGCTGTACGGCGCGTGGGATGCATTCGCCGCTTCCAGAGCCGCGTACTTTGAATTGTCACCGTCGCCGTTGATTTCGCCGTTGCGGGTATCGGGGCAAAACGACAATCCGTTTCGGTGAGGCTCGAGGAGAAGAGGGACGTCTTTTTCCAGCAAATCATCGGGGCCGAACCTGTGAGGTAAAAAATGAGATAAAGGAGCAAATTGCATGTCTTTATCGTTACGATTGTTGAtcgttttgttttctttttccttctcggTGGCGGTTATGAGGATGTTGACATCGGCGGCGGCGCGTAGCTCTTGGAGGAACTGGCGACAATGACCGCAAGGGGCGGCGGATACGGCGAGGAACTTGAGACATGGTTCCGCATTGAGGGAAAGGTTGGTGATTAAGAATTGCTCGGCGTGGACAGAATGGTTGAGAGGGAGACCCGGGAATTCCAGATTAACTCCGAAAAAGATCCGACCCGATGAGCCGACCCCGACGGCTCCTACGTGGTAGTTCGAGATTGGCGGACGTGCTAAGGCCTGGGCGGATTTGACCAACGACGGCAGGAGATGGAGCACCGTTTGCCGTGATTGTTTGGCCATTTGTTCTACTTCGGCAGAATCGATTACGAATCTGGGTCGGTCCATGTCGATAGATGGGTTAATGGGTTGACCCGGTCGGAGACTGTGGGACGAGAACGAGAGTTCCTTAAAATGAGGACGAAGGTACAAGAGGAAGAGGAAGGCAGTGAGGGAGGCTCATTTATAATGGGGAATCGGTTACAGTAACTTTTTTTTTACTTACTAACTTTTACTGCTATTACAGACAGTTCTTTTTACCGTATGGGTAGTAAATTTTGGTAGGTCCATATTATTTAGATAGATCCATCAAATCATGGAGACATAACGATATCCTATGcgaaggaaaaaataaaaaacaatatgataaaaaacataaaatacaaaatgtgattattatattatttttcaattaaaattttcaataaaagtaTTATAATAGATTTCATTTCGTTccattaataaaaaaatagacAAATCAATCTttgtattttatattaaaaaaaaattggcctATGTTAAAATTGATCTCTATACATCATCATAAGATAAACTGACACATCACGTGCCACTGTTTTGGTCCATGTTAAtaccaatttactctttaatctgaCATAGAAAAAGTATTTTGTCTATATTTCAGTAGATGGAACAAAAAACAATTTAACTTTTAATACAAGTCTCGATTATATCTGCTCATTTTGACACGATGCCTAGAACTACTTGTAACTCCTcctcaacccttaaataggaagataatgcgCTTCAAGGCATTCGAACCAACGTCCTCCTACATTAGCTACAATGTCTATGCCGTTCGAACTAAGAATCAATCGGcatcaaattaatcttatttaataaaataaaaacaaaacattataataatgtaaattataaaattgaaattgaaaataaaatgattattACTATCACGTCTCATAATTCATatttaccatatatatacatattcatatttaatttaatcattcatTTGAAAGAGACAGGGATTTTATTGAGTGAAAGCAAGAAACTGAGTGTGAATGAAAATGGATTCTATTCAATGGGGGCTATTATTGATTGAAAATAATCACACATTCAAGTAACCcacaaatagaaataaataaaataaatttaaaacattaaaaaaaatccactgctctttgttttgtttttattttctttttctttttaatctaatttattaataaaatttaccgATTGAATTTTAAATCAATTAGCATAGATATTATTGTCAATAAAAAAACGTAAATTTAAATACGttaaaacataaataattttaaacattattttaaaaaacaaatataatcaGAATATATATCAATAGCATCCAACAGTCAACTTCAAATCATATATAAATGCAACAATAACAAAAAAAACCATAATAATTTATCTTAATCTGTCatcaaattctggcattttgcAAACTTTAATATTCATAAGATAAAGCCAAGATTTGTACAATTTTCCTCTTCAGGAGGGCAGCTGTACAACtatgaatattatatatatatatatatatatatatatagtataatCTCCATCTATAaccattttattaatttttgttatttatttttacttattgattacaaaatataattattctaatatttattatttgaattataattGCAACCATGTTTGTAtttcttttcaaaaaatattttattttaattttcacgtATCACTTATATTTTCATTGGCATGATTTTATTctacatttatttattatatcaacaaataattatattcaatgaatatgaaaatagtttttaaaaataataaataaataattaaattattatttatactcCACAAACAAATTAAGGGATtaacaaatataaattaattatatatataaatatgatactTACTATACTCTCTATTAACTTTTCGATTTAAAAAGCAATTCCAAGAGACAAAATCCACTAGCTATAAAATTCCcattggatgaaattgaaataaaaacttaTGAATGCACacattatttataataataataataataattaatcgTTCAGAAATCTGTCTCGTCGGTGTTGGAAGATAATTAGGTCTATATACATACACATTCATACATGTCTTTTCCAAAGGAGCTAGTGGGTCATTGTTGAAGGGCATGTTGGCCACTCAAAAGTTGCATGATTTCGTGATGGAGATGAAACTTCCACCACatgcaaaaaaaatatatatatatatatattaattcgattgatataaatattattgttaatataagcGGATGTAAGTTAGAATGCATTAAAGcatattatcttcctatttataaGTTGTGGAatgattataaataattttagataTTATGTCGAAAAAACCAATATGATCaaaacctataataaaattatttaaatattcatATGTCTatgtttatatttaaattattttatagttaataatttatattatattatattttatcatactcatgatatgtttaaaaatgtatgtatataataaaatttaaaaacatgatataataacaaaatggtaAAGCTAAGAGGCTTAATATTGTAATGTTTTGGATTTAAACTCTTTcatgtattaaattttatataaaagataaaattatccttaaaaatatatttattacttattaaaaataattgatTTATGGTAAACTTTTTACTTGAATCGGTGGTTCGATtgaaaatgaaatgattcataaaagcagttaaatataatttattattgagTTTAAGACCTAAAAATAAGGGATTTATGATAAATTCATTACACAGTTAATGACTCGGTTAAAAATACTACTAActcaataaaataataaataaataatagataaatatttctatcataatttaatttgttttctGATATTTTATTCGTATTCTCGTTTTTGTTTTAAAACCCATATGCTTGTTATTTGTCCAAGTGATGCTGACATTGGGTGAATTCTTTGTTTATCTTAGTTGCTGCAAGCTTGCAAGCATTTGTTTTTATTCTATACTGAAAAAAGCCTATTTCGATTAAAGATATATTAGCCTTTTTTTTCCTTCTGACACTAAAATTGTACCCTTCCATGGTGGCCTCTTGATCATCGCCTATGAGTTCAAAGATGATGACCTTTACATTTGTTGGTGTTAATTGAAAATGAGTCTTATACGGTATGGGTTGGATGTTAATATGGGATGATGTTCACTTTGTTCATAAGAGAAAAgattatatgaaattgtgatttcATATTATCTTtatctttttaataaaaaaatgacaaattagatttttttttcttaacttttagtatttttagttggatttgaattttttttctcctGTTCATAGTTGTTTTTGAGGGAAAAATTTTCAATAAGAAATAATTAGGTAAAAGTGTTGTGGAAGTTATTATATTAATAGTCAGATTATATTTTAtcacttttatttaaaaataaataaattaatcattgtactttaaattaaagagtaaactAGTCATTTTTTGTTAAAAAGTTCATTTActtctactgttaaaaattggtGGCTAGCGAAATAACTAGATAattacaaatgacatgtcacgtACACCTCATGCTGATGCATAATGACTAGtttttaacattaaaattaataaaaattttgacaaaatgacttattactttttaatttaacgataataattaatttgtccatctttaaaataaataatactgaGAATACAATTAAATTCTTAATataaagaattctattatatattTATCCAAATAAGCATACAATCATTTATCAAATCTAAAATATCTGCCCTCAGTTCTATTATGGTGGTGTTGGTGCCTTAAAGTGTTACAATCCTAATCATGTTAAAAATTATAGGCCAATCTCCTGTTGTATAGTTAATAAGTGCCTAGCCGTGATATTGGTAAAGAAGATCACCACATAGGTTCCTACAATGATGTCTCTTTATACAAGACAAAAGCATCATGACTAAGAACACATTAATGGGAAATTAGCTTGGTAGGGGTTATGGTAGAAACAAATTATGTTCACTtaaaacaaacattcaaaagtCGATTGAGTTTTAATTCGATTAGTATTGATATTGTTATCAGTTTAAAAAGACGTGGGATTGAATGCGCTAAAAcacattattctcctatttaaaggttgaagtgaaattataaataattctaaatattgtATCAAAAAGAACATATATAGTACGAGGAGtttaatgttaaaaaaatatattgaaaaGCTTGTATTGCAACATCTAAATTTTCTATGTCTCTCTATGATAGTGGAATGAATTTTCTTAATGATTATAAAGGAGAGAAATTTATTATCTCCTTACCATTTTGTGATCCTTATGAATATGTTATCCAAGCTTTTGGATATTGCCTTTGAAAATGGCATATTTTTCTCCATCCAAAATGTAATAGAATAAGAAAAGAATAAAGGTAAAAAAAAACCTTCTTTAGTcccttttaaatttaaaatttagtgaaATGATCCCTCTTAAAAAAATTAGAACAATTTAATCATTGTCAATTTTCAAAAGTGAGCAattaagaaaaattaattaaaacgtTAATGTTTTCATAAATTGCCCTCAAATTTTACACATTTTGTCAGTTTAGtcctaatttaacaaatttatccGGCAACATTTGTGTGAATGTTGAGGctgaatttgttgattttttagaattaaggTCAAAACGgcaaaatatataaacattgaaggctaaaattgttattatatcaatcaaaattatgTACTATTGATGGAGGACATTAACGCTGTGATTAATTGTCCTTAGTTGCTCACTTTCGAAATTTACAAGGACTAGATTGCTTCAAATTTATTGAGAGGGGCTAATAAGTGTGTTAATCGTATTTTATCAAAGACTTGCATAATCTGAAgcgaaaattttcaaattatactATTGTGAATAGTTTTTTTTAAGGGTAAATTATATTAGTAGTAACACAATTATAAGTGTTTTTTTGTCATTCAACTATGAAAAGCTACAAAATTATTACCCAACTATTAGtaattttcttttttggtcacctaACTATTTCAGATTTTTGAGTTTTCTATTTTTACATTAACTAATTGGTGATaagaaaaagacaaaattaaataattagatgattaaaaagaaatttactaatagttgagtgactattttataactttttatagtcgaatgacaaaaaaaaaaccataattcAGTGACTTCTACCGTAATTTACTCtagtttgaaaaataaaaatggtgacccttattaaaatttgaaatggaTCCTAAACTAATGGAATACGTTGGTTCAATTGATAAGTTGGTTTAGCTCAAAGCACAAATTTTGAGTTTATTTCTTATTTTGTTCACGTTAATTTAGGTAAATTAGTTAAATAGTCACTTCAAGATTATCTCTTtcttattttggtcattttattttatttcattttttgaatttaaaaaccgctgttaatatttttttttttagaattttaattattttgattactCTTTCGTAAAACACCAAATGGAATGCTGAGTAGGCTGCCACATGTGTATTTATTTTTAcatgtaattaaattaatttctcaaaaaatttaaattattttgcacAAAACGACATTGTTTCAACCATGAAAAAAAATAAACCTGAAAAATTCAACAAAAGCCCGCTTAAGTTATTCTTCGACCTTTCTTAGATCAGTATGGTTTGTAACCTTGAGGACACCTTTAATGGTGGAACAAGGAGTCTCGAGGGTATTGTTCATTTTCACCCGGTCAAGTATTTCAAGTGGGCGGGTACAATGACCTTGGGTTTGGGTTTCGATGGTTTGGCTTCTACAGTCGGAGTGTTTCTCTCTTTCTCATCGCCTGATCCCCATTATCATCATCTTCAGTTTGGCCGTGGGTGCTTTCTTCAATAGCCTCCAGGTGAGCAGCCTTTTCTGAATGTCAAAGTTCAAACAAGAAGGTAATGTAAGGTAAGCAAGTGAGTGAAAAAGCCATAGTGATAAAAGGTTTTGAGAGCAGGGAAAGTTACTGCTTGCTGATTTAGCCCCAGATGGAGTGGAAGCAGCAAGACAAGTCATCTCCAGAGACCTGTCGAAATGAATCCCTGGAGGGTTCTCACTTCTCAACTTTAATACTAAAAGCAATCAAGGCGCCCATTTGCTTGTTCAACACATCAGCTTCTTAAATTACCGCTTGCGCTTTTGCCCTATAAAACTTGTCCACTTTGTTGAACTCATCATCAAGCCTTCTAAAGTAAACCAGCTGATACTTTCCGTTAACCTCGTCGCCATTAATCTCGGGTTCAACAAGATCGAAGGAAACCTCCCGGTGAACGTCGCCGATTATC contains:
- the LOC108461614 gene encoding cytidine deaminase 1-like produces the protein MDRPRFVIDSAEVEQMAKQSRQTVLHLLPSLVKSAQALARPPISNYHVGAVGVGSSGRIFFGVNLEFPGLPLNHSVHAEQFLITNLSLNAEPCLKFLAVSAAPCGHCRQFLQELRAAADVNILITATEKEKENKTINNRNDKDMQFAPLSHFLPHRFGPDDLLEKDVPLLLEPHRNGLSFCPDTRNGEINGDGDNSKYAALEAANASHAPYSGCPSGVALVDVEGKIYKGSYMESAAYNPSLPPVQAALVAYVASGGGGGYERIVTAVLVEKADAVIKQEHTAKLLLQCISPKCEFKVFHCNKNMLKCEYQV